Genomic DNA from Triticum dicoccoides isolate Atlit2015 ecotype Zavitan chromosome 4B, WEW_v2.0, whole genome shotgun sequence:
TAAGCATGCATGCAAGCCCGTATCTATGCTTGATTACTTGTTCGGCTGATGGCTGACGAGCAAAAGTTTTGTCACTCGAGCAGGGGAGTGATGCAGGAGGTGGCGGACGCGATGTCGCAGGTGGCGGGCACGGTGGCCGGGATGCTGGCGGAGAACCTCCGGCACGAGGCAGGCGGCGAGTCGGCGTTCCCGGCAGGGTGCGACGGGACGACGTGCTTCCTGCGGCTTAACAGGTACCCGGCGTGCCCGTTTGCGGCGGACTCCTTCGGCATGGTGCCGCACACGGACAGCGACTTCCTCACCATCCTCTGCCAGGACCAGGTCGGGGGGCTACAGCTCATCAAGGACTCCCGCTGGGTCGCCGTGAAGCCCCACGCCGACGCGCTCATTGTCAACGTCGGCGATCTGTTTCAGGCGTGGAGCAACAACAGGTACAAGAGCGTGGAGCATAAGGTGGTGGCCAATTCCAAGGCGGAGCGTTTCTCCGTCGCCTACTTCCTGTGCCCGTCGTCGGACTCGTCCGTCGGAACATGCGGCGAGCCGTCGCCGTACAAGCCGTTTACCTTTGGAGAGTATAGGAGGAGTGTACAGGATGATGTCAAGAGAACCGGGAAAAAGATTGGACTCCCCAACTTTCTCAAACGTTCTACGGTTCACGGCCTCGATGACGACACGATGGACCTCTCTTCTTAACATTTGTGAACTCAGTCTCACCGTCCGCAGTTCGGAGTTGGCACACCTCGATGATACATACGCTTGTGCGTATTCTAAAAAAAAAGTAGTAGACGACCTTGTGACATACATGTAGTACAACAATGAATGTGCCAAGGTATGGTACCATTCGGTTATACATTTGTTGGGGATCCTAACCGATGTGGTATCATTCGGTCGCACATGAGAACGTTCAAGCACAAGTCACAGGGATAGCTAGACCGGTAGTAGGATGGTGGTCGCGACATGCTGCCAGATGGCCTCTGTATGATCTGTCATTGATGTATATTATGGTGACTTAatacatgataaatgttcattgtcATCGTTCAGGGATATAGGCATCTAGTTGAATCTCGTCAACAAATCTCAGTGTCATGTTGtgg
This window encodes:
- the LOC119293881 gene encoding gibberellin 2-beta-dioxygenase 6-like, whose protein sequence is MLAFAKRTSCTTTDPPLADSYRALLCRGKLEGGGAASAHAVESLAMLEGDLPIIDLKRLASRDARESKACAEAMARAASEWGFFQVVYHGVGRELLEEMRREQARLFRLPFGTKDKAGLLNGSYRWGNPTATSLGQLSWSESFHVPLPSISREDCDRGKLSTLRGVMQEVADAMSQVAGTVAGMLAENLRHEAGGESAFPAGCDGTTCFLRLNRYPACPFAADSFGMVPHTDSDFLTILCQDQVGGLQLIKDSRWVAVKPHADALIVNVGDLFQAWSNNRYKSVEHKVVANSKAERFSVAYFLCPSSDSSVGTCGEPSPYKPFTFGEYRRSVQDDVKRTGKKIGLPNFLKRSTVHGLDDDTMDLSS